A genomic region of Nostoc sp. UHCC 0702 contains the following coding sequences:
- the trpC gene encoding indole-3-glycerol phosphate synthase TrpC: MTQQVAPRHILEEIVWYKWQEVAQMQQELPLAALQNQLTAAPPVRNFLTALQQNPSQPSLIAEVKKASPSRGIIRADFDPVAIAQAYDRGGAASLSILTDHKFFQGSFDNLGRVRSHLTLPLLCKEFIIDPYQIYLARTAGADAVLLIAAILSDQKLQEFLQLIHQLGMNALVEVHTLAELDRVLNLNDLRLVGINNRNLEDFTVDLAITQQLLAQRQQQLQSLGITVVSESGLYTPADLSFVAQAGARAVLVGESLVKQNDIEQAVRNLLKDDTPALEKV; this comes from the coding sequence ATGACTCAGCAAGTTGCTCCTCGTCACATTCTTGAAGAAATTGTTTGGTATAAATGGCAAGAAGTTGCACAAATGCAGCAAGAACTGCCTCTAGCTGCTTTGCAAAATCAATTAACTGCTGCTCCACCTGTGCGAAATTTTCTCACAGCTTTGCAGCAAAATCCTAGCCAACCAAGCTTAATTGCCGAAGTAAAAAAAGCGTCACCCAGTCGCGGGATTATCCGGGCTGACTTTGACCCAGTAGCGATCGCCCAAGCTTATGATCGAGGAGGTGCAGCAAGTCTTTCAATCCTCACTGATCATAAGTTCTTTCAAGGCAGTTTTGATAATCTGGGAAGAGTGCGATCGCACCTAACATTACCTCTACTGTGCAAAGAGTTTATCATTGACCCCTACCAAATTTATTTAGCACGAACAGCAGGCGCTGATGCAGTATTGTTGATTGCTGCCATCTTATCAGACCAAAAACTCCAGGAATTTTTGCAACTGATTCATCAATTGGGCATGAATGCATTAGTAGAAGTTCATACCTTGGCTGAACTGGATCGAGTGCTAAATTTAAACGACCTACGTTTAGTAGGAATTAACAACCGTAACCTAGAAGATTTCACAGTTGATTTAGCAATCACACAGCAACTTTTGGCACAGCGCCAACAACAATTACAAAGTTTGGGCATCACCGTCGTTAGTGAATCTGGACTATATACACCTGCGGATTTATCTTTTGTTGCTCAAGCTGGTGCCCGTGCAGTTTTGGTAGGAGAGTCTTTAGTTAAACAAAACGACATAGAGCAAGCTGTACGGAATTTACTAAAAGATGATACCCCTGCTCTCGAAAAGGTATAG
- a CDS encoding anthranilate synthase produces the protein MIVDSYSYTTLGGVHISRSITEVKIETALEDILFHLNSQRGGLLNSSYEYPGRYKRWAIGFVNPPLELSTRDNTFTLTALNDRGQVLLPLLKKCLSHSKQLGQVNQTNNYITGLVKPTNQFFAEEERSKQPSAFTVIREILHTFSSEEDEHLGLYGAFGYDLVFQFEPIQQRLERPTDQRDLVLYLPDELIIVDYYQQRAFCFQYEFATVHGSTNNLPRTGESVDYLGKRLLPTQTADHNIGEYAKQVETVLDYFRRGDLFEVVPSQNFFESCEQLPSKLFETLKEINPSPYGFIFNLGGEYLIGASPEMFVRVEGRRVETCPISGTISRGQDAIDDAAQIRHLLNSHKDEAELTMCTDVDRNDKSRICEPGSVRVIGRRQIELYSHLIHTVDHVEGLLRTEFDALDAFLSHTWAVTVTGAPKRAAIEFLEQHERSPRRWYGGAVGYLNFNGNLNTGLILRTIRLKDAIAQVRVGATVLYDSIPQAEEKETITKAAALFETIRRAKQTSEKIQESDSLTVSKSIADVGTSKRILLIDHEDSFVHTLANYIRQTGATVTTLRHGFPESLFDTERPDLVVLSPGPGRPNDFQVPQTVAACIRRQIPIFGVCLGLQGIVEAFGGELGVLNYPQHGKSSRVFVTDTDSVLFKNLPESFTVGRYHSLFALAPSLPNELKVTAISDDDVIMAIEHQTLPIAAVQFHPESIMTLAGGVGLEMIKNVVCAYTQTQQTIVIS, from the coding sequence CACGGGACAATACCTTTACGCTCACAGCACTCAACGATCGCGGTCAGGTACTTTTACCATTGCTTAAGAAGTGCCTATCACACTCAAAACAACTTGGTCAAGTCAATCAAACCAATAACTATATCACAGGATTAGTTAAACCGACAAACCAATTCTTTGCCGAAGAAGAGCGCAGTAAACAACCTTCAGCATTTACAGTTATCCGCGAAATTCTCCATACTTTTTCTAGTGAAGAAGACGAGCATTTAGGATTGTATGGTGCATTTGGTTATGATTTAGTTTTTCAGTTTGAGCCAATTCAACAGCGTTTAGAGCGTCCCACAGATCAAAGAGATTTGGTACTTTATCTACCTGATGAATTGATTATTGTAGACTACTATCAGCAACGTGCATTTTGTTTTCAATATGAATTTGCAACAGTGCATGGCAGTACAAATAATCTGCCTCGCACAGGTGAATCTGTTGATTATCTAGGAAAGCGTCTTCTGCCAACTCAAACTGCTGACCATAACATAGGTGAGTATGCCAAACAAGTCGAGACTGTACTCGATTACTTCCGCCGTGGCGACTTATTTGAAGTAGTTCCCAGTCAAAACTTTTTTGAAAGCTGCGAACAACTACCCAGCAAACTATTTGAAACCTTAAAAGAAATTAATCCTAGTCCTTATGGATTCATTTTTAATCTTGGTGGAGAATATTTGATTGGTGCATCTCCAGAAATGTTTGTCCGAGTTGAAGGCAGACGTGTAGAAACTTGTCCCATTAGTGGTACTATTAGTCGGGGACAAGATGCCATTGATGATGCCGCTCAAATTCGTCATTTACTCAACTCACATAAAGACGAAGCTGAGTTAACGATGTGTACTGACGTAGATCGCAATGACAAATCGCGGATTTGTGAACCTGGTTCAGTACGAGTTATTGGTCGTCGGCAAATAGAATTGTATAGTCACTTAATCCATACAGTGGATCATGTCGAGGGCTTACTCAGAACAGAATTTGATGCCTTAGATGCATTTCTCAGTCATACTTGGGCCGTTACAGTCACCGGCGCACCCAAAAGAGCAGCAATAGAGTTTCTCGAACAGCATGAACGCAGCCCTCGACGTTGGTATGGTGGAGCAGTGGGCTATTTAAACTTTAATGGCAATTTGAATACAGGGTTAATCCTGCGGACAATTCGCTTAAAAGATGCGATCGCTCAGGTGCGAGTTGGTGCTACAGTCCTTTATGACTCCATACCACAAGCAGAAGAAAAAGAGACAATTACCAAAGCCGCAGCTTTATTTGAGACAATTCGTCGCGCCAAACAAACTAGCGAAAAAATTCAAGAGTCCGATTCCCTAACAGTAAGCAAATCTATTGCAGATGTTGGAACTAGCAAACGCATCTTACTGATAGACCATGAAGACTCATTTGTGCATACACTAGCCAATTACATACGACAAACTGGTGCCACTGTGACAACACTACGTCACGGCTTTCCAGAATCGCTATTTGACACAGAACGCCCCGACTTAGTTGTTTTATCTCCTGGGCCTGGTAGACCAAATGATTTTCAAGTTCCCCAAACTGTAGCCGCTTGTATCCGTCGTCAAATTCCCATTTTCGGAGTTTGTCTAGGACTGCAAGGCATCGTGGAGGCGTTTGGCGGAGAATTAGGAGTTCTCAACTATCCCCAACATGGTAAATCTTCGCGGGTTTTCGTTACCGATACCGATTCTGTTTTATTCAAAAACTTACCAGAATCCTTTACAGTCGGTAGATACCATTCATTATTTGCCCTAGCGCCAAGCTTGCCAAACGAACTGAAGGTGACAGCGATTTCTGATGACGACGTAATTATGGCCATTGAGCATCAGACACTCCCCATCGCTGCGGTTCAGTTTCATCCCGAATCCATCATGACTCTAGCAGGAGGAGTCGGTTTAGAAATGATTAAAAACGTCGTCTGTGCATACACACAAACTCAACAGACAATAGTGATTAGTTAG